CCCAGCAGATAGAAGATGAAGAGCAAGCACGTTCTCGTAGTTGTAAATGGGGATACTGTCCCAGCCTTTATGCCCACCACTGCCGGTAAATATCGTGTAGGGAAAATTTGATACTAGCATTTGAAAGGGGGTCTTCCCCTGCCATACCGCTCCTACTCGGGCCCCATGACGGAAGAGGATTGGGATGATTTCCAACCTGGCTGGAGAGCGCGAAATGGGAAAAGCCATTCCGTAAGCACCGTAGGGATCCGACAGTTTGGCCAGACAATGTAGGAGGGAGAAGTTGCCTTTGTCCGGAATGACTCCACCGTGCTCCTGAATGACTTCTTGAATAAAAATGTTCAGGCCTTGGACCACGGCGAAATACATCTTCGGATTCGAGATATCGGCAATGGGGCACCCCCACATTTTCAACTCTGTCGTCAGAGTGTCATTGTCCAGTGAGTCCAAGAAACTCCTCAGGCTCTTGCCCGTGGTCGCTTCGGCGACAGCCAAGAGATCTTCTCCAACCTCATGATACTCGAAAACCTTTTGATCCTGAGCTCCTATTGAGAGCATCCACTTGGACAAGATCGAATAGCCGTTTTCCAAGGGCAGCGCGAATGCGTGATCAAGTACGAGCCCTCGAAAACCTGGCCTCAGAACAAAGTCAAGGACTGACTGATGCATAAAGGTGATAATGGCGGGGGCATTTGTGTAGGGATGCTTGAATTCGACAAGACCGGCCCCGCGGTCTTGAGCCCAGCGTGTAGGTGAGTCGGAACCGGGAAGCTCCCGACAACGCCTGATTGCCATTGCACAATCTTGGGGATCGCTCAATTGCGCGCATGAGACGGCTTCCCTTACAAGCGTGGCTGATAGAATGGTGTCGGACCTTGCCATAACCTCGAACATGGAGAACGCCTCCATTCGAAGTTCGAACGGGAGCCGTTTGATGGCGTCCGTATAGAAGGAGTCCAGATCGGTTGGAAGGCTCTTGAGCAGTGTCAAAAGCTCGCTGGTCGACTTTGTTTTTGAGAACCCGCTGACGATCTCATCAGAAACTGCCTTCACCCAGACAAAGACACCGTTGGCCGAGTTTACTATGTGCTCCTCCATCTGGCGAACGTCTGAAGCTTCCTGATGCGTCCCGGCTGCCAGCCGTTGCGAGATCTCGGGATTGCGGGAAAGTCGAGCCAACGTGTACTTGAGAATGTCACTATCCGTGTATTCGTGAATCTTGAAACCCGGAAGGGCCGAAAAGGGGTCCTCGAAAGCCAGCCACTCGCGGCTTGAAAAGCAGGCCTTTAGACGCGTTCTTCCCGAGGAGGCCTTGAGAACTGACGTGCGCACGAAGTTGACTATGGCCTCCGTGGGGCCGTCGTACTCGTCTAgcgcgtcgaggaagaggtaTATCTCGACGGAGAGCTTGGTTTGGGTGAGAATATCGTCGTACGCCTTCATGAGCGTTGCCGATGTCCACACCCACTTCTCCCGCTCTTCATGCTTCAGCCTTGCAAACTCGGGAAGAAGAACGCTCGACAGACGAGGCTCCTGTTCCAGGACACGCAGCAGCACGCTGTGCAACATTCCCTCAAACGACTTTTGAACGTGGGTGCCACGGTAGTAGAAAAAGAAGGCTGCCTTGATCCTCGAAACACCCGGCACCTCGTCAGCCAGTAACGTCGACAGTTGATTATGGCCCCATAGATAACGTATGAGGGTAGATTTTCCAGACCCTGGCTTTCCGCGTATCCAAAACAGGGGGGCTTTGTCGTCAGTCAGCCAGGAGCCGAGACTGATTTCTGGGTTCGACCAGACCCAGCCAAAGGTGCCTTGAACCGCGGCTTCTATGCCGTCTTCTCGATCCCGTCCATGTAGAACAAGAGTCTTGACGAACTGGCGGTACAATGCCGAGTTTTTGATGTCCTCTGAAGACGCGGAATCGAAATCGACGTCTTGTGTAGCCATGCTCTGTGAACTGGCTGGGACTGGAACACCGATCTATTAGAACAAATCGACATATGGCAAAGGAAGACTACGGAGTAAACTCGACTTACCTTGTGCCAACGTTGTGCGTTGAAAATAAGACGGTACATGTAAAGTTGCCCATGAGGGTAGAGAGAATTCTGGCCACCGGCTGGGTTCTCCTTGTGGACCACGCCGGGCTGGGCTAGATGGCATAGAGACCCTGACAGCTTCGCTAGCTTCCGTAACAAGCCTCGCGATGGTGTCGATAGTCTGGCTGCCGGCCTGCATACCGAGTACGGAACCATGGGCCTTGCTGACCGGGAACTGATCTACAGCCCGTGACCCGTCCTGAATGGCCTGGGATTTGGGAAGGAGTATAGTATGGTCACTTTCAGCATGGATTTGGCGCTTTCACAGTAGTCAGCATCTACTTCAACATGATAGGGAGGTGTGTTAGAGGCTGTCCTCGTAGTGATAGCGATTTACCTTTGGAAGTGTGGATCTCATCGTCTCGTACCCAGAGCAGAAGCGAATGCCGTTTGCCTGGCCAAATCCCCGCACAATTCCGTCTAGAGTGGACAGATAGCCTCGATTCCTCTCGGCCTGAAGTGCATACCGCAACTTGTTGAACCTGTTGTTGCCGAGCATGACTGCCAACATGGCGGGAACGGGAAGTTGATTCGGAACCGCCAGGAAGATGCACATTTTGACGCTTCGCAAAATGAACAGTTCGGACTGACTGGTGTTggccagctcgacgaggcatTGCTTtaagacgacgccgcccatACTGTGGGCAAGGAAGACCACCGGTTTGGCAGAGGGGGATGAGCGACCGATATCACGCAGTGCTGAGATCAAGGATATCGCAATGTCGTCGATCGAGGCGGGGCCGTTGCTGCTTTGGTGACCAGAGTCGTAGCCGTACAGGAGGATCTGGGTCCCTGTGGCCAAGAGGGCCGGGTCATCCCTCAACCACATGTACGTGCTAGCAGAGGGATCTTCCTGCCAGACGGAGAATGGGTGGCAGCCTAGGCCCGggatggcgatgatgctTGTATACGATTAGTTATCTCCGCAACTGGGCGATCTACAGAGATGACGGTTTCTGGCTTACTCCATGACATGTTTATCCGCTTCAACCCCATTTAGGGCGGTGAAGCCGTGGAAATCCGTGTCGACAACTATGTGGCTATGATTATTGCCCCATACGAAGGGAATTACCCAACGGCTCTGCTTTTTTAACAACAGCGGGGGGACAGTCGAAAAGGAAGCAGTGGCAGTCTTGGTGGACTGTCTCTGGCCTGAGCGAGCAGCCAAAGAGTGCACTCGAATGTTATCTGTCGGCCCAAGTTGGCATTGGTCATGCAAGAACTGTGCAAGCTGCGTCCTGGCGATATCGCCGGGAATTTGGGATACACGATAGGTTGCTGTTTTGAAGAGACCGGAGTCAGAGCGAACAATGGGTCAAAAAGCAGCCAACGCAAATCCACCACACAGTTGGCTACCTCTATATGGGAACTACAACGGACCTTGGCGTGCCGTTTTGGCGTTCAAGCCGTCAGTGCCCATGTCCGCCAGCCTCTGGCGAATCGACTGGTACATGTCATCTTGGGCATCAGAAAACTTTGCCATCTTCGTGTGCTCCTTTGCAATACCCTCCTCACGCTCATTCAGGTAGTGAAGCGAGGTCATGGCTCGAGGAACCACCTGGAGAGATAGGATTAGCCAAGGAGAAGATCCATGGCCGACTTGCTAGGAAACTTGCCTCTTCCCCCACAAACTTTGTTGTCTTGGTCTCAAAGTAGGTGCAAATCTCGATCATGTGCTGAGTGAAGATTGTCGTCCTCTCGAAACTGGCGCTGAGGTCCTGCAGCTCGTTGGAATGGGCGGACAAGGCCCTGATCAGATTCTCGGGCGCCTTCTTGAACGTGGCGCGGGCGAGCGCCTTGAGCATCTTCACCCTGGCCGCGTCCGTGACATGGCTGCCGGCGTGAGGTGTGCCCATGAAGACCAGGCCGGCAATGGAGTCGTAGATGGCGTTCTGCTCGTCGATTTTACGCGACTTTAGGCCCGTGTGGCGGTCGGCGTGGATGTTGTAGAGAGCCTAAGCCGGGATGTACTTCACAATCAGCAACAATCTCATGAAGTCTCCCCGCAGGCGTTGGAACTAACGCGCTTGATtacgaggccgccgaggctgtGGGCAATGAGAAGGAGTGGTCGATTGATCTGCCAGAACCGTCAGCACTGCCGTGATGCCCCATTTTCCTCTCGCTCGGCCCGGTTTTACGAACATGCTCCCCTTTGCGCTTGTCAATCAATCGGTTGACAAAGGTCTGGGCGATCGCGTTGATCGTGGTCGTGTTCTTGACGAGGGCTCTTTCGAAGGCAGCGTTGTAGCCGAATGTCATCACCCGACACCCCGGGATATCAGCCAGCACCTGGCGCGGCCAAAAGAACCCGGTGCCGTCTTTGGTCTCATCTGTCCAGGTATCCTTCGGGCTTCCGTTCAGGCCATGGAGAAACACGTAACTGTCGATGCGAACAAGGGACAGTCAGTACTTCGGCGTAGCGCAAATGGGGCTGCTGCAGGGCCGGGCAGGCCAGGAGAGGGGTTCCCGTACTCCACCGCCATTTCGCcttcgacggcgccgtctaGGACGGTAAGCCCTTCGAGGGCGATCATCTGAGCTGTTGGAGCGCTCTATCTACAGTCAGAACTGCTTTGCTGCCGCTGCATGCCGTTTGCTGTTGGATAACGCGACTCACCATATTGAAGGAGCCGATGGTGTTCTGGGAAGCTCACAGGTGTCAAGCTAtcgttggggggggggggttgtgcATTCTGTAACTAGCCAATGCTGACTGGGCGGCATGACATCACGTGCAGAAAGGAAAGTCGAGAATAAGCAAATATGAAGCCTATCTGCGGCGCAGCACAGGTCGTGGTGGCTGCCAAGCATTGATAAGTCTACAAAACACATTCCTGAAGTTATCATACGTGTATCGCGGAGTCTATGAATATGGATGCCTGGAAACTTTCTTTCTAGTTGAGTTGCTGTTGATTCCGATGTGACTTTCACAGTTAATGGCTGTTATGTTAGTCTAGACTTGTTAGCTGTGTGGGTTAGGACCTTGCCGTAGGAGAACGTGACTGAACTAGTCGTTCTAAAGCGGCCCTCAACCTTGTTTCAAGACAGGCTTAAGGTGTTAAAGTGTTAGGCAAATACAACTATAGGGTTCTGTTACGTTTGGATGTTTGTAGTAACACTACTTCCT
The genomic region above belongs to Colletotrichum higginsianum IMI 349063 chromosome 2, whole genome shotgun sequence and contains:
- a CDS encoding SERAC1 protein codes for the protein MSAPTAQMIALEGLTVLDGAVEGEMAVDYVFLHGLNGSPKDTWTDETKDGTGFFWPRQVLADIPGCRVMTFGYNAAFERALVKNTTTINAIAQTFVNRLIDKRKGEHINRPLLLIAHSLGGLVIKRALYNIHADRHTGLKSRKIDEQNAIYDSIAGLVFMGTPHAGSHVTDAARVKMLKALARATFKKAPENLIRALSAHSNELQDLSASFERTTIFTQHMIEICTYFETKTTKFVVPRAMTSLHYLNEREEGIAKEHTKMAKFSDAQDDMYQSIRQRLADMGTDGLNAKTARQATYRVSQIPGDIARTQLAQFLHDQCQLGPTDNIRVHSLAARSGQRQSTKTATASFSTVPPLLLKKQSRWVIPFVWGNNHSHIVVDTDFHGFTALNGVEADKHVMDIIAIPGLGCHPFSVWQEDPSASTYMWLRDDPALLATGTQILLYGYDSGHQSSNGPASIDDIAISLISALRDIGRSSPSAKPVVFLAHSMGGVVLKQCLVELANTSQSELFILRSVKMCIFLAVPNQLPVPAMLAVMLGNNRFNKLRYALQAERNRGYLSTLDGIVRGFGQANGIRFCSGYETMRSTLPKRQIHAESDHTILLPKSQAIQDGSRAVDQFPVSKAHGSVLGMQAGSQTIDTIARLVTEASEASMATQDVDFDSASSEDIKNSALYRQFVKTLVLHGRDREDGIEAAVQGTFGWVWSNPEISLGSWLTDDKAPLFWIRGKPGSGKSTLIRYLWGHNQLSTLLADEVPGVSRIKAAFFFYYRGTHVQKSFEGMLHSVLLRVLEQEPRLSSVLLPEFARLKHEEREKWVWTSATLMKAYDDILTQTKLSVEIYLFLDALDEYDGPTEAIVNFVRTSVLKASSGRTRLKACFSSREWLAFEDPFSALPGFKIHEYTDSDILKYTLARLSRNPEISQRLAAGTHQEASDVRQMEEHIVNSANGVFVWVKAVSDEIVSGFSKTKSTSELLTLLKSLPTDLDSFYTDAIKRLPFELRMEAFSMFEVMARSDTILSATLVREAVSCAQLSDPQDCAMAIRRCRELPGSDSPTRWAQDRGAGLVEFKHPYTNAPAIITFMHQSVLDFVLRPGFRGLVLDHAFALPLENGYSILSKWMLSIGAQDQKVFEYHEVGEDLLAVAEATTGKSLRSFLDSLDNDTLTTELKMWGCPIADISNPKMYFAVVQGLNIFIQEVIQEHGGVIPDKGNFSLLHCLAKLSDPYGAYGMAFPISRSPARLEIIPILFRHGARVGAVWQGKTPFQMLVSNFPYTIFTGSGGHKGWDSIPIYNYENVLALHLLSAGQDPNVSISIKRNYIRRQDRSTEWVTCKPLHLVPLGLAEILIAFGAKVNVFDSKGRTPLDLACGVGGNPFEVGDHVPPLEAYSFAQFLLSHGAQLSLEGSRIWPDFVKSVSRSVQVPEEFLQPGVMSRASPGVVLMKIEDMKLRIKRDGIRR